Proteins from a single region of Verrucosispora sp. NA02020:
- a CDS encoding ABC transporter substrate-binding protein, with translation MRSTTRRSLATATAVVLLAGSVACGGDDPAGTVPGVTDTEIVVGTHMPLTGPASAGYSKIAPATKAYFDHVNANGGVHGRKITYKVVDDGYNPANTQQVVRQLVLQDRVFAILNGLGTPTHTGVLDFLHTNRVPDLFVASGSRNWDQPDRYPGTFGFNPDYTVEGKILAHHVRTTLPGRKVCFLGQDDDFGRDALVGVEQVLGAGAIVARQTYVTSNTNVAPQIGAFKAAGCEVVILATVPGFTALSVGTAARLGFRPQWLVSNVGADQPTLARQLGDAAGLLEGMVGLNYLPMPTDTADPWIQLFSRVNAEYNGGADLDGNVVYGMAVGYLFVQVLLAAGPELTRDALLAAVAEGGYQGPGVAPLRFSATDHSGYGGGRLSRVDGGVQRYFGPTYQTDEEDGPVAEYTVPPVTPPADGVPTI, from the coding sequence ATGCGATCCACGACCCGGCGCTCCCTCGCCACCGCCACCGCCGTCGTCCTGCTGGCCGGCTCCGTGGCCTGCGGCGGCGACGATCCCGCCGGCACCGTCCCCGGTGTCACCGACACGGAGATCGTCGTCGGCACCCACATGCCGCTCACCGGTCCGGCGTCGGCCGGCTACTCGAAGATCGCCCCCGCCACGAAGGCGTACTTCGACCACGTCAACGCCAACGGCGGCGTGCACGGCCGGAAGATCACCTACAAGGTCGTGGACGACGGGTACAACCCGGCGAACACCCAGCAGGTGGTCCGGCAACTGGTGCTCCAGGACCGGGTCTTCGCGATCCTCAACGGCCTCGGGACGCCCACCCACACCGGCGTGCTCGACTTCCTGCACACCAACCGCGTCCCGGACCTCTTCGTCGCCTCCGGCAGCCGCAACTGGGACCAGCCCGACCGCTACCCGGGCACGTTCGGCTTCAACCCGGACTACACCGTCGAGGGCAAGATCCTCGCCCACCACGTCCGGACCACGCTGCCCGGCCGGAAGGTCTGCTTCCTCGGGCAGGACGACGACTTCGGGCGGGACGCCCTGGTCGGGGTGGAGCAGGTGCTGGGTGCCGGTGCGATCGTGGCCCGCCAGACGTACGTCACCAGCAACACCAACGTGGCACCGCAGATCGGCGCGTTCAAGGCGGCCGGCTGCGAGGTCGTCATCCTGGCCACCGTGCCCGGCTTCACCGCGCTCTCCGTCGGCACGGCCGCCCGGTTGGGCTTCCGGCCGCAGTGGCTGGTCTCGAACGTCGGCGCCGACCAGCCGACCCTGGCCCGCCAGCTCGGCGACGCCGCCGGCCTGCTGGAGGGGATGGTCGGGCTCAACTACCTGCCGATGCCCACCGACACCGCCGACCCGTGGATCCAGCTCTTCAGCAGGGTGAACGCCGAGTACAACGGCGGCGCGGACCTCGACGGCAACGTCGTCTACGGCATGGCGGTGGGTTACCTCTTCGTGCAGGTGCTGCTGGCCGCCGGGCCCGAGCTCACCCGGGACGCGCTGCTGGCGGCCGTCGCCGAGGGCGGCTACCAGGGGCCGGGTGTGGCGCCGCTGCGGTTCTCCGCCACCGACCACTCCGGGTACGGCGGCGGCCGGTTGAGCCGGGTCGACGGGGGCGTGCAGCGCTACTTCGGCCCGACGTACCAGACCGACGAGGAGGACGGGCCGGTCGCGGAGTACACCGTGCCACCGGTGACGCCCCCGGCCGACGGGGTGCCGACGATCTGA
- a CDS encoding ABC transporter permease, with amino-acid sequence MHVLYIRRTRPPRKVLLGAAGLAGFLVVWQLVPTLGLVNSEYLPYVTDVLVRLAEEFRDVAFWRRLGHTMTSWAIGLTVATVAALVLGTVVGLVPVLRRATHTMVEFLRPIPSVALIPLAVLMFGIQMKAALVIIIYASFWQVFVQVIYGVADVDAVARDTARSFRLTRRERLAYLVLPTTLPYLMTGVRLAAAVALILAITSEMVIGNPGLGRMIELSRSAGDAVGLYALVVVTGLLGLLVNLVFRFVERRSLSWHQSVRGEEPR; translated from the coding sequence ATGCACGTGCTATACATCCGGCGGACACGCCCGCCGCGCAAGGTGCTGCTGGGCGCCGCGGGTCTGGCGGGATTCCTCGTCGTCTGGCAGTTGGTGCCGACGCTCGGCCTGGTCAACTCGGAGTACCTGCCGTACGTCACCGACGTGCTGGTCCGGCTCGCCGAGGAGTTCCGCGATGTCGCCTTCTGGCGCCGGCTCGGCCACACCATGACCTCGTGGGCGATCGGGCTGACCGTGGCGACGGTCGCCGCGCTCGTCCTGGGCACCGTCGTCGGGCTGGTGCCCGTCCTGCGTCGCGCGACCCACACGATGGTCGAGTTCCTGCGTCCGATCCCCTCGGTGGCACTCATCCCGCTGGCCGTGCTGATGTTCGGCATCCAGATGAAGGCCGCGCTCGTGATCATCATCTACGCGTCCTTCTGGCAGGTGTTCGTCCAGGTCATCTACGGGGTCGCGGACGTCGACGCGGTGGCCCGGGACACCGCGCGCAGCTTCCGGCTCACCCGGCGCGAGCGCCTGGCCTACCTCGTGCTGCCCACCACCCTGCCGTACCTGATGACGGGTGTCCGGCTGGCCGCGGCGGTGGCGCTCATCCTCGCCATCACCTCGGAGATGGTGATCGGCAACCCCGGTCTGGGGCGGATGATCGAACTCTCCCGCTCCGCCGGTGACGCGGTCGGCCTGTACGCCCTGGTGGTGGTCACCGGCCTGCTCGGACTCCTGGTGAACCTCGTCTTCCGGTTCGTCGAGCGGCGCTCGTTGTCCTGGCACCAGTCCGTCCGTGGGGAGGAGCCCCGATGA
- a CDS encoding branched-chain amino acid ABC transporter permease has product MSATRVASPPRPAVDPPAGPRSVPTLLRHLAVALVAALAVLVLSYQLDPFRNFQLATVAAYVCATAGLTVLTGLCGQLSLGHGALMAVGAYTVALCQHALVDRGLTSGALLPVSLGVAVLVTVLVGAVVGVAAARLRGPYLAGLTLAVAVVVPASAVTFDGLLNGEQGLTVPTAPAPAALGSAFPYERWQLWLAAPAALLCLVLLANLVRSRYGRAFRAVRDDEVAARLAGIHVARTQVVAFVVSAAAAGLGGALLAVLAQSVSPGAFGLTLSLFLVMAVVIGGLGRLAGAVWGAVALVALPDLAHSVTDLLTLAPTTARRLEGNLPLAIFGSTLIVVMIAAPGGVQGALSRLGRALRKRRPTHPTHHPAPPDR; this is encoded by the coding sequence GTGAGCGCCACCCGGGTGGCGTCGCCGCCGCGTCCCGCCGTCGACCCGCCCGCCGGACCCCGCTCGGTGCCCACCCTGCTGCGACACCTCGCCGTCGCGCTCGTCGCCGCACTGGCGGTGCTGGTCCTCAGCTACCAGCTCGACCCGTTCCGCAACTTCCAACTCGCCACCGTGGCCGCCTACGTCTGCGCGACCGCCGGTCTGACCGTCCTGACCGGACTGTGCGGGCAACTCTCCCTGGGGCACGGGGCGTTGATGGCCGTCGGCGCCTACACCGTCGCGCTGTGCCAGCACGCCCTCGTCGACCGGGGCCTCACCTCCGGTGCCCTGCTGCCGGTGTCGCTGGGTGTGGCGGTGCTGGTCACCGTGCTCGTCGGAGCGGTCGTCGGGGTGGCCGCCGCCCGGTTGCGCGGCCCGTACCTGGCCGGGCTCACCCTGGCCGTCGCGGTGGTGGTGCCGGCCTCGGCGGTCACCTTCGACGGTCTCCTCAACGGGGAACAGGGCCTGACGGTGCCGACCGCCCCCGCCCCGGCGGCCCTGGGCTCCGCCTTCCCCTACGAACGGTGGCAGCTGTGGCTGGCCGCCCCGGCGGCACTGCTCTGTCTGGTGCTGCTGGCGAACCTGGTCCGCAGCCGGTACGGCCGTGCCTTCCGGGCGGTACGCGACGACGAGGTGGCCGCCCGCCTCGCCGGCATCCACGTGGCGCGTACGCAGGTCGTGGCGTTCGTGGTCAGCGCCGCCGCCGCCGGTCTCGGCGGTGCCCTGCTGGCGGTGCTGGCGCAGAGCGTGTCGCCCGGCGCGTTCGGCCTGACCCTGTCGCTGTTCCTGGTGATGGCCGTGGTCATCGGCGGTCTCGGTCGCCTGGCCGGCGCGGTGTGGGGCGCCGTCGCGCTGGTCGCCCTGCCCGACCTCGCGCACTCGGTGACCGACCTGCTCACCCTCGCCCCGACGACCGCCCGACGGCTGGAGGGCAACCTGCCGTTGGCGATCTTCGGCAGCACGTTGATCGTCGTCATGATCGCCGCGCCCGGTGGCGTGCAGGGCGCGCTGTCCCGCCTGGGCCGGGCGCTGCGGAAGCGACGGCCGACACACCCCACCCACCACCCCGCACCACCGGACCGATGA
- a CDS encoding LuxR family transcriptional regulator yields MQITFICGRQHECRQIQDLLATPPGAALLLHGEPGAGRTTLLAYAHRHADGRTVLSAAGLADEAELPYAGLQRLLDPVRDHAVDLPERQRRVLRRALTGDGCGDDDQLVLTMAVLGLLGRAARERPLLCTMDDLDTGDAPTARILAFVARRLRHLPVTLLLTAGDGSRVAGIPSRRLPPLDETASRALLADRCPGPPPPEPVLATLAAVGAGNPQALVDLGDALTPGQWLGREPLPGAPPTDGNLGRAYRAMLDRLPADTRRVLLLTALAADIGSGVLARAARAAGTAVEALAPAEAAGLVRTDPYGDVAFARPLARAMVEATASAADRRAAHLLLAAACGAPGQRLRRVLHRAAAADGPDPALAADLAAVAIDGGYSVGAAAALARAAELTDDPALAAERRVAAARHAWTVGRTGQARALLRAVPPPGAPEEAAGAGGPSTPRDVDPGGRAALLRGEMRLRCGAPSAALPVLLAAADALTGTDLAAARLALLRAGEAVCFSGEQYRYAEVARHPAAARHDADGPEAELLTTMIAGVAATLRGEHTRGGPLLRRAVVLGGRSTVALTPTALTGAAVAGLLVAVDAAAHRLADRAVDLARNRGEVCLLPRALELRAMSEYWLGRHDAAARSCREGLLLARSGDQHASAEVHLGLLAVLAAVRADRDTGLRYVAEIGDSAPAGSRPYALAQWALSVLDLVDGRYADAADRLTALARPGTGRGQVLVQVMATPHLVEAAVGAGRPAQARTALAVFDRWVGSTASSSRRALSARCHALLAPRGSAEAEELFRAALRLHPADVATFERARTELLFGRELRRRRRPRDARAYLHRARQAFVLLAAHAWAEQATAELRAAGESVGVPQRPAERLLTGQQLRIARLVAEGATNREIAGRMFLSTRTVDHHLRNVFHRLGVRSRTELTRALDGTPPQYSTYS; encoded by the coding sequence GTGCAAATAACCTTCATCTGCGGACGGCAGCACGAGTGCCGACAGATCCAGGACCTGCTCGCCACACCACCGGGGGCGGCGCTGCTGCTGCACGGTGAGCCCGGCGCCGGCCGCACCACCCTGCTGGCGTACGCCCACCGGCACGCCGACGGGCGGACGGTGCTCAGTGCGGCCGGGCTGGCCGACGAGGCGGAGCTGCCCTACGCGGGCCTGCAACGGCTGCTCGACCCGGTCCGTGACCACGCCGTCGACCTGCCCGAGCGGCAGCGTCGGGTGCTGCGCCGCGCGCTGACCGGGGACGGCTGCGGCGACGACGACCAGCTCGTCCTCACCATGGCCGTACTCGGACTCCTGGGCCGGGCCGCCCGGGAGCGTCCGCTGCTGTGCACCATGGACGACCTGGACACCGGCGACGCGCCGACCGCCCGGATCCTGGCCTTCGTGGCCCGGCGGTTGCGGCACCTGCCGGTCACCCTGCTGCTCACCGCCGGTGACGGCAGCCGGGTGGCCGGGATACCCAGCCGCCGGCTGCCGCCGCTGGACGAGACCGCCAGCCGTGCGCTGCTCGCCGACCGGTGCCCCGGCCCGCCGCCGCCGGAGCCGGTGCTCGCCACGCTGGCCGCCGTCGGCGCGGGCAATCCGCAGGCCCTGGTGGACCTGGGCGACGCGCTCACCCCGGGCCAGTGGCTCGGACGGGAGCCGCTGCCGGGGGCGCCGCCCACGGACGGCAACCTCGGCCGCGCGTACCGGGCCATGCTGGACCGGCTGCCCGCCGACACCCGGCGCGTCCTGCTGCTGACCGCACTCGCCGCCGACATCGGCTCCGGCGTGCTGGCCCGTGCCGCCCGGGCCGCCGGCACCGCCGTCGAGGCGCTCGCTCCGGCCGAGGCGGCGGGGCTGGTGCGGACCGACCCGTACGGTGACGTCGCCTTCGCCCGGCCGCTCGCCCGCGCGATGGTCGAGGCCACCGCCTCGGCGGCCGACCGGCGGGCGGCGCACCTGCTGCTCGCCGCCGCGTGCGGCGCTCCCGGTCAGCGGCTGCGGCGCGTGCTGCACCGGGCCGCCGCCGCCGACGGCCCGGACCCGGCCCTCGCCGCCGACCTGGCGGCGGTCGCCATCGACGGCGGCTACTCGGTCGGCGCGGCGGCGGCGCTGGCCCGGGCGGCCGAGCTGACCGACGACCCGGCGCTGGCCGCCGAGCGGCGGGTCGCCGCCGCCCGGCACGCCTGGACGGTCGGGCGTACCGGTCAGGCCCGCGCCCTGCTGCGCGCGGTGCCGCCGCCCGGCGCACCGGAGGAGGCCGCCGGTGCGGGCGGGCCGAGCACGCCCCGGGACGTCGACCCCGGCGGCCGGGCCGCGCTGCTGCGCGGCGAGATGCGTCTGCGCTGCGGCGCGCCGTCCGCCGCGCTGCCCGTGCTGCTGGCCGCCGCCGACGCGCTGACCGGCACCGATCTCGCGGCGGCCCGGCTCGCGCTGCTGCGGGCCGGCGAGGCGGTGTGCTTCTCCGGGGAGCAGTACCGCTACGCCGAGGTGGCACGTCACCCGGCCGCGGCGCGTCACGACGCCGACGGCCCGGAGGCGGAACTGTTGACCACGATGATCGCGGGGGTCGCCGCGACACTACGGGGCGAGCACACGCGCGGCGGCCCGCTGCTGCGCCGCGCGGTCGTCCTGGGCGGCCGGTCCACCGTCGCCCTCACCCCGACCGCGCTGACCGGTGCGGCCGTCGCCGGCCTGCTGGTGGCCGTGGACGCCGCCGCGCACCGGCTCGCCGACCGTGCGGTGGACCTGGCCCGGAACCGGGGCGAGGTGTGCCTGCTGCCGCGCGCCCTCGAACTGCGGGCGATGAGCGAGTACTGGTTGGGTCGGCACGACGCGGCGGCCCGTAGTTGCCGCGAGGGGTTGCTGCTGGCCCGCTCCGGTGACCAGCACGCCAGTGCCGAGGTGCACCTCGGTCTGCTCGCCGTGCTCGCCGCGGTCCGCGCCGACCGGGACACCGGGCTGCGGTACGTGGCCGAGATCGGGGACAGCGCCCCGGCGGGAAGCCGCCCGTACGCGCTGGCCCAGTGGGCGCTGTCCGTGCTCGACCTGGTCGACGGCAGGTACGCCGACGCCGCCGACCGGCTCACCGCGCTGGCCCGTCCGGGCACCGGCCGGGGTCAGGTCCTGGTGCAGGTGATGGCCACGCCACACCTGGTGGAGGCGGCCGTCGGCGCCGGTCGGCCCGCGCAGGCCCGGACCGCGCTGGCGGTCTTCGACCGCTGGGTCGGCAGCACGGCCAGCTCCTCGCGACGGGCGCTGTCCGCGCGGTGCCACGCACTGCTGGCGCCCCGGGGCAGCGCCGAGGCCGAGGAGCTGTTCCGGGCCGCCCTGCGACTGCACCCGGCCGACGTCGCCACCTTCGAGCGGGCCCGCACCGAGTTGTTGTTCGGGCGGGAGCTGCGGCGTCGCCGCCGTCCACGCGACGCCCGGGCGTACCTGCACCGCGCCCGGCAGGCGTTCGTGCTGCTCGCCGCGCACGCCTGGGCCGAGCAGGCGACGGCCGAGCTACGCGCGGCGGGGGAGTCGGTCGGGGTGCCGCAGCGTCCGGCCGAGCGGCTGCTCACCGGCCAGCAGCTCCGCATCGCGCGGTTGGTCGCCGAGGGTGCGACCAACCGGGAGATCGCCGGGCGGATGTTCCTGTCCACCCGCACCGTCGACCACCACCTGCGCAACGTGTTCCACCGGCTCGGCGTGCGGTCACGCACCGAGCTGACCCGGGCGCTGGACGGCACACCGCCGCAATATTCAACCTATTCATGA
- a CDS encoding branched-chain amino acid ABC transporter permease — MDRFLFLTLDGLSRGAVHAAFALALVLIWRAGRIVNFAQGAMAVAAAYVAYAVTAATGSYWAGFVAALVAGVLLGALVDVAVMRLVDHRSPLNPVIVALGLVLLIQAVLGMIHGNEYLPVQAPFSRTALTAGGLAVLSPYDLFVLATVGVVGATLVWIFTRTAVGLRMRAAAFAPEVSRLLGVDVAGMRTLGWALASGVGALAGMLVVPTELGLHPHAMDLVFVTAFTAAVVGGLDSPPGAVVGGLGVGLLLSYVSGYAGGDLIPLAVLALLLAVMLLRPGGLFAPVNARRV; from the coding sequence TTGGACCGCTTCCTCTTCCTCACCCTCGACGGCCTGTCCCGAGGGGCGGTCCACGCGGCGTTCGCCCTCGCCCTGGTGCTCATCTGGCGGGCCGGTCGCATCGTCAACTTCGCCCAGGGGGCGATGGCCGTCGCCGCCGCGTACGTCGCGTACGCGGTGACCGCCGCCACCGGCTCGTACTGGGCGGGGTTCGTCGCCGCGCTGGTCGCCGGCGTGCTGCTCGGCGCACTCGTCGACGTGGCGGTGATGCGGCTGGTGGACCACCGGTCACCGCTCAACCCGGTGATCGTCGCGCTCGGGCTGGTGCTGCTGATCCAGGCCGTCCTCGGCATGATCCACGGCAACGAGTACCTGCCGGTCCAGGCACCGTTCAGCCGGACCGCGCTGACCGCCGGCGGGCTGGCCGTGCTCTCGCCGTACGACCTCTTCGTCCTCGCCACCGTCGGCGTGGTCGGCGCGACCCTGGTCTGGATCTTCACCCGGACGGCGGTCGGGTTGCGGATGCGCGCGGCGGCGTTCGCGCCCGAGGTCTCCCGGCTGCTCGGGGTCGACGTGGCCGGGATGCGGACCCTCGGTTGGGCGCTGGCCTCCGGTGTCGGTGCCCTGGCCGGGATGCTGGTCGTGCCGACCGAGTTGGGCCTGCACCCGCACGCGATGGACCTGGTCTTCGTCACCGCGTTCACCGCGGCGGTGGTCGGCGGGCTGGACAGCCCGCCCGGCGCCGTCGTCGGCGGCCTCGGCGTGGGCCTGCTGCTCTCCTACGTCAGCGGGTACGCCGGTGGCGACCTCATTCCCCTCGCGGTGCTCGCCCTGCTGCTGGCGGTGATGCTGCTGCGACCCGGTGGCCTGTTCGCCCCGGTGAACGCGAGGCGGGTGTGA
- a CDS encoding ABC transporter ATP-binding protein, whose translation MSGPAALLSVEALAVGYGPVPVLHDVDLRVAAGTIAAVLGANGAGKTTLLRALSGVLRPTAGTVRFAGEDLRGTRVEHLVRRGVAHVPEGRGVIGELTVEENLRLGALWRADRADAARALDEVYHLFAPLARRRRHLGHQLSGGERQMLALGRALVARPRLLLLDEPSLGLAPRVVAQTMALLRRLRDDTGLTVLLVEQNVRSALAVADQGIVMALGRVVLTAPADRLRADTDLRHAYLGF comes from the coding sequence GTGAGCGGGCCGGCGGCCCTGCTGAGCGTCGAGGCGCTGGCCGTCGGGTACGGCCCGGTGCCGGTGCTGCACGATGTGGACCTGCGGGTCGCCGCCGGCACCATCGCCGCCGTGCTCGGCGCCAACGGCGCCGGCAAGACCACTCTGCTGCGGGCCCTGTCCGGCGTGCTGCGTCCCACCGCCGGCACGGTCCGCTTCGCCGGTGAGGACCTGCGCGGCACCCGGGTCGAGCACCTGGTCCGGCGCGGCGTGGCGCACGTGCCGGAGGGGCGTGGCGTGATCGGCGAGTTGACGGTGGAGGAGAACCTGCGGCTGGGCGCGCTGTGGCGGGCGGACCGGGCGGACGCCGCCCGCGCCCTCGACGAGGTCTACCACCTCTTCGCGCCGCTGGCCCGGCGGCGACGCCACCTCGGCCACCAGCTCTCCGGCGGTGAACGGCAGATGCTGGCGCTCGGACGGGCCCTGGTGGCCCGACCCCGGCTCCTGCTGCTCGACGAACCGTCGCTCGGCCTGGCACCCCGGGTCGTGGCGCAGACCATGGCGCTGCTGCGGCGGCTCCGCGACGACACCGGGCTGACCGTGCTGCTGGTCGAGCAGAACGTCCGCAGCGCGCTCGCCGTCGCCGACCAGGGCATCGTGATGGCGCTCGGCCGGGTGGTGCTCACCGCCCCGGCGGACCGGCTCCGCGCCGACACCGACCTGCGCCACGCCTACCTCGGGTTCTGA
- a CDS encoding ABC transporter substrate-binding protein, protein MKKVITYGLVAAVAIALTACTDSDATGSEPADGDLRQVRVAALPITETAALWGGIKAGIFAKHGLGVEVLPAQGGAQAIPALINGDIEFAIGQPFGPFRADLQDLGVVMIGNYASSYADGDDINAVVASAASGITRPAELAGKRVSVNSLGAAGDVTIMAAVEKDGGDPSTIKFVEVAFPDTPAQLEAGNIDAAWVPEPFVTQLRGRGDTFVVAPYQSVVPGLATLTTITTKERTESDAELISAFSTAMKETLQWAQDPANEADVRQAIKDNLQLPEPVADSVRLPEFGWELDRESLTTLATLAGKYQVLDRQPNLDRLIQQQ, encoded by the coding sequence ATGAAGAAGGTCATCACTTACGGGTTGGTCGCCGCCGTCGCGATCGCTCTCACCGCCTGTACCGACTCCGACGCGACCGGCTCCGAGCCGGCCGACGGCGACCTGCGCCAGGTGCGGGTCGCGGCGCTGCCCATCACCGAGACCGCCGCGTTGTGGGGCGGCATCAAGGCGGGCATCTTCGCCAAGCACGGGCTGGGGGTCGAGGTGCTCCCCGCGCAGGGCGGCGCCCAGGCGATCCCGGCGCTGATCAACGGTGACATCGAGTTCGCCATCGGCCAGCCGTTCGGTCCGTTCCGGGCCGACCTGCAGGACCTCGGCGTGGTGATGATCGGCAACTACGCGTCCTCGTACGCCGACGGCGACGACATCAATGCCGTCGTGGCGTCGGCGGCCTCGGGCATCACCCGGCCCGCCGAACTCGCCGGCAAGCGGGTGTCGGTGAACAGCCTGGGTGCGGCCGGTGACGTGACCATCATGGCCGCGGTGGAGAAGGACGGCGGTGACCCGTCCACGATCAAGTTTGTCGAGGTCGCGTTCCCGGACACCCCGGCCCAGCTGGAGGCCGGCAACATCGACGCCGCCTGGGTGCCGGAGCCGTTCGTCACGCAGCTGCGCGGCCGGGGAGACACCTTCGTGGTCGCGCCCTACCAGTCGGTCGTCCCGGGGCTCGCCACCCTGACCACGATCACCACGAAGGAGCGGACCGAGTCCGACGCCGAGCTGATCTCCGCCTTCTCGACGGCCATGAAGGAGACGCTCCAGTGGGCGCAGGACCCCGCCAACGAGGCGGACGTCCGGCAGGCCATCAAGGACAACCTGCAGCTCCCCGAGCCGGTGGCGGACTCGGTGCGGCTCCCGGAGTTCGGCTGGGAGTTGGACCGGGAGAGCCTGACCACGCTCGCCACGCTCGCCGGGAAGTACCAGGTGCTCGACCGGCAGCCGAACCTCGACCGCCTCATCCAGCAGCAGTAG
- a CDS encoding TetR/AcrR family transcriptional regulator codes for MGGAEAAGRAATPTAAEATGRVDGRTARAERTRAAIVEAHLALISEGDLRPTGERIAERAGISLRTLWTNFKDMETLFEASGRELLRQQDAAWRPISPTLPLAKRVDAYCRQRARLLQLIAPAARAAQMREPFSAQLRRNRLKHLARVRGEVEELFAAELARAGAGREQLVLAVVAASTWPAWSTLRDGLGLGVDAARAVLSRTVEALFRTVVEP; via the coding sequence ATGGGTGGGGCCGAGGCAGCGGGTCGGGCGGCGACACCGACGGCGGCCGAGGCGACAGGCCGCGTCGACGGACGGACCGCCCGGGCCGAGCGCACCCGGGCGGCCATCGTGGAGGCGCATCTCGCCCTGATCTCCGAGGGTGACCTGCGCCCGACCGGTGAGCGCATCGCCGAGCGGGCCGGGATCTCGCTGCGGACCCTCTGGACCAACTTCAAGGACATGGAGACCCTGTTCGAGGCGAGTGGCCGGGAGCTGCTCCGCCAGCAGGACGCCGCCTGGCGGCCGATCTCGCCGACGTTGCCGCTGGCCAAGCGGGTGGACGCGTACTGTCGGCAGCGGGCCAGGCTGTTGCAGCTGATCGCACCGGCGGCACGGGCCGCCCAGATGCGCGAGCCCTTCTCCGCGCAACTCCGCCGCAACCGGCTCAAACACCTGGCCCGGGTGCGCGGCGAGGTCGAGGAGCTGTTCGCCGCCGAGTTGGCGCGCGCCGGTGCCGGTCGGGAGCAACTGGTCCTCGCGGTGGTGGCGGCGAGCACCTGGCCGGCCTGGTCGACGCTGCGCGACGGTCTCGGTCTCGGCGTGGACGCCGCCCGTGCCGTGCTGTCCCGCACGGTGGAGGCCCTGTTCAGGACCGTCGTCGAACCCTGA
- a CDS encoding ABC transporter ATP-binding protein, whose product MTDGLAMHGIGVRFGGLTALDDVSLRVSPGEVVGVIGPNGAGKTTLFNVVCGFVAPHRGTLTLDGRPLRPAPHRLTRLGIARTLQGTGLFTGLSVLENVMAGATHTSRTGLLPALLGLPRSDRDERRLRRHAMTVLDELGVAGYAPAAPDTLPLAIRQRVGLARALAARPRLLLLDEPAGGLGGEDVDALADLVRALPHRATDPCAVLLVEHHMDLVMAVCDRIVVLDFGRVVATGTPEQVREDPAVLDAYLGAAVPQNAATVPQDAARPGGAES is encoded by the coding sequence ATGACCGACGGCCTCGCGATGCACGGCATCGGCGTGCGGTTCGGCGGCCTCACGGCGCTCGACGACGTCTCGCTGCGGGTCTCCCCGGGCGAGGTGGTGGGCGTGATCGGTCCCAACGGCGCCGGCAAGACCACGCTGTTCAACGTGGTCTGCGGCTTCGTCGCCCCGCACCGGGGCACGCTCACCCTGGACGGTCGACCGCTCCGGCCCGCACCGCACCGACTCACCCGGCTGGGCATCGCCCGGACGCTCCAGGGGACCGGCCTGTTCACCGGCCTCAGCGTGCTGGAGAACGTGATGGCCGGTGCCACGCACACCAGCCGGACCGGCCTGCTACCGGCGTTGCTCGGGTTGCCCCGCAGCGACCGCGACGAGCGCCGGCTGCGTCGGCACGCGATGACCGTCCTGGACGAACTGGGTGTCGCGGGGTACGCCCCGGCGGCACCCGACACCCTGCCCCTCGCCATCCGCCAACGCGTCGGCCTGGCCCGGGCACTCGCCGCCCGCCCCCGGCTGCTGCTGCTCGACGAGCCCGCCGGAGGGCTCGGCGGCGAGGACGTGGACGCCCTGGCGGACCTGGTTCGCGCGCTCCCGCACCGGGCCACCGACCCCTGTGCCGTCCTGCTGGTGGAACACCACATGGACCTGGTGATGGCGGTCTGCGACCGGATCGTGGTGCTCGACTTCGGCCGGGTCGTCGCGACCGGAACGCCGGAGCAGGTCCGCGAGGACCCGGCCGTGCTGGACGCCTACCTCGGCGCGGCCGTGCCCCAGAACGCGGCGACGGTGCCGCAGGACGCGGCGCGCCCCGGTGGGGCCGAGTCGTGA